The following are from one region of the Verrucomicrobiota bacterium genome:
- a CDS encoding IS5 family transposase, whose product MLVGKVAYQVQNWPEYNQALCHRGDITVWVEENTLESWYADPQVGKHGAQFLYNESAILCALTLRAIYHLPLRQTRGFLTGIFKMMGLKLDIPCYTTLCRRAKDLDVQLPRSGKPAHIVIDSTGLKVFGEGEWKVRTHGVGKRRTWRKLHLAVNPDTHEIVAHALTTNDVHDNEVLPDLLAGVDDLESVAADGAYDSHQSFDFIEQKGAIPLIPPREGAVIAQHGNSKQPCLARDEVVRAVKKQGKKKWKRESGYSRRSLAETAMFRVKQIFGSKLRSREFSRQSTESSIMCRALNLMTMIGMPVSVPRTV is encoded by the coding sequence GGAGAATACCTTAGAGTCCTGGTATGCCGATCCGCAAGTAGGCAAACACGGTGCCCAGTTCCTTTACAATGAGAGCGCCATTCTCTGTGCCCTCACTCTTCGTGCCATCTACCATCTTCCTCTCCGACAAACCCGAGGGTTCTTGACTGGTATCTTCAAGATGATGGGGCTTAAACTGGATATCCCTTGCTACACGACCCTTTGCCGCCGTGCTAAGGATTTGGACGTCCAGTTACCCCGCTCAGGCAAACCTGCTCACATAGTCATCGACAGCACCGGCCTGAAAGTCTTCGGCGAAGGCGAATGGAAGGTACGTACCCATGGGGTTGGCAAGCGTCGGACCTGGCGCAAACTGCATTTGGCGGTCAATCCCGATACTCATGAAATTGTTGCTCACGCTCTGACAACTAACGACGTCCACGATAATGAGGTTCTCCCAGATTTGCTAGCCGGCGTCGATGATCTCGAAAGCGTTGCTGCTGATGGCGCGTATGACTCTCATCAATCCTTCGATTTTATTGAGCAAAAAGGTGCGATACCACTCATTCCGCCAAGAGAGGGTGCTGTGATTGCTCAGCACGGCAACTCCAAGCAGCCTTGTCTTGCTCGTGATGAGGTAGTTCGAGCCGTTAAAAAACAGGGGAAAAAGAAGTGGAAACGTGAATCAGGGTACTCGCGTCGATCTCTTGCTGAAACAGCTATGTTTAGGGTGAAGCAAATATTTGGGTCAAAGCTGAGATCGAGGGAGTTTTCAAGGCAATCTACCGAGAGTTCCATCATGTGTAGAGCTCTTAATTTGATGACTATGATAGGTATGCCCGTCAGCGTGCCACGAACAGTTTAA